A genomic window from Paramormyrops kingsleyae isolate MSU_618 chromosome 23, PKINGS_0.4, whole genome shotgun sequence includes:
- the col8a2 gene encoding collagen alpha-2(VIII) chain produces the protein MLPVFLPLFLLGGVLGGGYHPLPQMKYVQPMMKGPGGPPFREGKGQFLDTLPMVDVKGEPGPQGKPGLRGPPGLPGPAGKPGIGKPGLNGQPGSQGPPGLSVIGKPGPPGFPGKAGLKGIAGGKGEIGLRGEPGPRGLPGQPGLPGPSGLSLNGKPGLPGIRGPPGGRGEPGLKGEPGAYGERGQKGENGNGTPGIPGPRGPTGLKGLPGLPGAQGIGKPGMNGLPGPVGPKGDGGLPGIRGSPGEPGAPGLQGQPGPIGLGKPGVDGLRGVPGPLGPKGEQGHQGPPGLPGAAGYGKPGLMGQKGDRGSSGLPGLPGDKGEHGMDGQPGNIGLDGQPGPPGIQGPIGLPGKHGIPGLKGEVGPVGPPGAPGIRGAQGPNGLAGKPGVPGERGLPGPNGVFGKPGPKGEAGHIGLPGNPGLTGVPGLKGESGIVGAPGPRGQSGIPGLQGPSGPMGPQGIPGLKGEPGPPGLPGVTMNGNDGVPGPQGPPGKPGTAGLSGIPGPPGPPGPPGPPGAIINGETRVSGLHEPDLGGESVPGGRNGKPQYGQGVLSAALAPAFTAILTTPFPPSGMPIKFDRTLYNGQNAYNPSTGIFTSPFAGIYYFAYHVHVKGTSLWVALYKNNVPATYTYDEYKKGYMDQASGSAVLELKEGDQVWVQMPSDQANGLYSTEYIHSSFSGFLLSST, from the exons ATGCTGCCTGTGTTCCTGCCGCTGTTCCTgctggggggggttctgggagGCGGATACCACCCCCTGCCTCAGATGAAGTACGTTCAGCCCATGATGAagggccctggggggcctcCCTTCCGGGAGGGCAAGGGCCAGTTCTTAG ATACGCTGCCTATGGTGGACGTCAAAGGAGAACCTGGCCCTCAAGGAAAACCGGGCCTCCGTGGGCCGCCGGGACTCCCAGGTCCTGCAGGGAAGCCAGGGATTGGAAAGCCAGGACTCAATGGGCAGCCTGGGTCTCAGGGCCCCCCTGGGCTGTCTGTGATCGGGAAACCGGGGCCCCCAGGCTTTCCTGGAAAGGCAGGTCTGAAGGGCATAGCCGGGGGAAAGGGTGAGATTGGCCTGCGAGGTGAACCAGGCCCAAGAGGATTGCCCGGGCAGCCTGGCCTCCCGGGACCCTCGGGCTTGTCTCTGAATGGAAAACCTGGACTCCCCGGCATTAGGGGCCCTCCAGGGGGCAGGGGTGAGCCAGGGTTAAAAGGGGAACCGGGTGCTTATGGAGAACGAGGGCAAAAGGGGGAAAATGGAAATGGAACTCCAGGTATACCTGGGCCACGGGGCCCGACTGGCCTTAAAGGTCTTCCAGGACTACCTGGGGCCCAAGGCATTGGAAAGCCAGGAATGAATGGGCTTCCTGGGCCTGTTGGGCCAAAAGGTGATGGTGGACTTCCAGGAATACGAGGATCACCAGGAGAACCTGGTGCTCCAGGATTGCAAGGTCAGCCTGGACCAATTGGACTAGGGAAACCTGGCGTAGATGGCTTGCGTGGAGTGCCAGGTCCTCTTGGACCAAAGGGGGAACAAGGGCACCAGGGGCCACCGGGTCTGCCCGGAGCTGCTGGCTATGGCAAGCCTGGGTTGATGGGGCAGAAGGGGGATCGTGGTTCCTCAGGACTACCAGGACTCCCTGGAGATAAAGGGGAGCATGGAATGGATGGGCAGCCAGGTAACATTGGCCTGGATGGACAACCTGGACCTCCAGGAATCCAGGGCCCTATCGGTCTTCCAGGTAAGCATGGCATACCTGGCCTAAAAGGAGAAGTTGGGCCTGTTGGGCCCCCAGGAGCACCTGGGATCAGAGGAGCTCAAGGTCCCAATGGACTTGCAGGAAAGCCTGGTGTCCCTGGAGAAAGGGGTCTGCCTGGCCCCAATGGTGTTTTTGGAAAGCCAGGTCCCAAAGGAGAGGCTGGCCACATAGGCTTGCCTGGTAACCCTGGGTTGACAGGTGTGCCAGGATTGAAAGGGGAATCTGGAATTGTAGGGGCCCCGGGGCCTCGAGGTCAATCTGGGATTCCAGGCCTCCAGGGCCCATCAGGGCCTATGGGGCCCCAGGGAATTCCTGGTTTAAAGGGGGAGCCTGGTCCTCCTGGCTTACCTGGGGTAACCATGAATGGCAATGATGGAGTACCAGGACCACAGGGCCCCCCAGGAAAACCTGGTACAGCGGGACTGAGTGGCATCCCAGGGCCCCCAGGTCCTCCGGGCCCCCCGGGTCCTCCAGGAGCCATCATCAATGGTGAGACGCGAGTGTCTGGGCTGCATGAACCTGACCTTGGCGGGGAGTCGGTTCCAGGTGGCCGGAATGGGAAGCCCCAGTATGGACAAGGGGTGCTGTCTGCCGCACTCGCTCCCGCTTTCACTGCCATCCTGACCACTCCCTTCCCGCCCTCTGGCATGCCAATTAAGTTTGACAGGACTCTGTATAATGGGCAGAACGCCTACAATCCTTCTACGGGGATCTTCACTAGTCCATTCGCTGGCATCTACTACTTTGCTTACCACGTGCATGTAAAGGGAACCAGCCTGTGGGTGGCGCTATACAAGAACAATGTGCCTGCCACATACACCTACGACGAGTACAAGAAGGGCTACATGGACCAGGCATCCGGCAGCGCCGTTCTGGAGCTGAAGGAGGGAGATCAGGTGTGGGTCCAGATGCCCTCTGACCAGGCTAATGGGCTGTACTCCACTGAGTACATCCACTCCTCCTTCTCAGGGTTCCTACTCAGCTCCACATAA